TACTCAAAGACTATAGGGGTGCAATCGATGATTATACTCAGTGCTTGTGGATAAATCCGAATGATGCTAAGACTTACATTAGCCGAGGCAATGTTTATTGTGAATTAGAAGATTACACTGCCGCAATTAAAGATTACACTCAGTGTCTAGAATTGAATTCCAACAATGCTGAAGCTTACATTAATCGAGCTAATGCTCGCTCTCGGCAAAAAGACTACCATAGTGCAATTGAAGATTACACCGACTTTCTACGGCTAAATCCTAACGATGCTAAAGCTTATATTAGCCGGGGTAACGCCCGCTCTAAGCTCAAAGATTATAGCGGTGCTATTGAAGATTACAAAAGAGTTTGGTCAAAAGCCATTGAGCAATTACCTAAGCTTTCAAGCGAACAGATGTAAGTAGAAATTAAGTTGAGAGGGTTTTTCAATCGAAAAACTCTCTCAACTTAATTTCTCACCCAAGAAAAGCTCACCAAAATGAAACAAGAGCTATTTCTGATAAATATAGAAGTTCCTGCCGTAAATTCTTCAACAAAGCTAAAGTTTTTTCGTATAAGGTGGTTTGTCCCAAGGTTGCAAAATATTTAACCGCGTTTTGTAAGTCCGGTATTGCAGCCTGTTCATAACCTAGCTCATGATAAGCTATACCTCGGTTAAAATAAGCATGAGCATCGTTAGGATTCAACTTCAGTGACTCAGTAAAATCCTGAATGGCATTTTTGTTATCTCCATTTTTGCCAGCAATACAACCTCGGTTAAAGTAAGCTCTATAATCCTGAGGATTAAGACGAATTGCTAGAGAAAAGTCGTAGTTGGCTGCTGGGAAATCTTGCAACTGGAAACGAGATATCCCTCTGTCATTGTAAATATCCGCAAGTAAAGGACTAGGGTAGGGAGAAATTTGACTTAAGGCTGAATTATAGTTTGCTATTGCTTGTTGGTGATTTCCCAACATAGCATTGGCAATCCCTCGGTTATAGTAGGCTCGGAAATCATAGGGTTTGAGTGCGATCGCCTCACTATTATCAGCGATCGCAGCCGGATAATTTCCCTGTCTGTACTGGGCAAGTCCACGGTTCACGTAAGCCTCAGCACCGTTTGGTGCATTTTTTATCGCCTGGTTGCAATCTGCTACCGCCTTCTGATAATCTTCTAATTGAAGATAAGCGAAACATCGATTACTATAAGCCGCAGCAAAACTGCTCTGGCGCTCAATTGCTTGAGTGAAATCTTTGATAGCTTGCTGATAGTTGTCGTTCAGCACATTTTTGACTCCCATCTTAAAGAAGTCATCCCCTGTGACTTGGGTGCTGGCTGTAGCTGACAAGTGTATTGGTGAAATCAGCACAAAATAAGCAAGTACCACAGCAACACCAAACTCAAGCGTGAATCGAAAACAGCGATTCAAGCGATTCATAAGAATGTCTCACATTGCTAGCAGAACAAAATAGTAGGTAAGGCAAATGCCCTACCTATTAAGCTGATGCTTGTATTTAGACAACTAGTACTTATTTTTACTTCCAACCATTATCAGCTTGTCCGAGCACATATGCTGCTACATCTTCAATTTGCTCAGGTTTTAAACGACCTTTGAAGGCAGGCATGGCACCTTTACCTTTTGTCACTTGGGTGATAATAGCTTCTTCTGAGTACATATCAAACTTTTGCAAAGCCTCTTTTTTTAAGGTTTTGGCAGCGTTAACTAAGTTCTTCCCACCCGCATGACACTGAGCGCAATTGGCACTGAAGAGTTTAGCTCCCTTAGCAGCGTCTGCTGCAAGAGCTGGAGAATTGAAGGCAAAGGTAAAAATTACCATCACCAACAACAATACTGAAAAAATCTTTTTCATCCCGTGTTCTCTGTGAAAAGGCATATTCTTTAAGAATCACCATAATTTTGATGTTTCCAGCAGTTTTTGTCAAACGACAGGCTGTCAAACTTGGCTACTACAAAATGACTGCCAATATCGAAAAACTTCACGAAATTTTAACTTTAATTTCAAGACGCAATGATGAAACTGTCTCTTCGGTGAAAGTCAGCCTCAGTTCCTCGATGAGTCAACGCCCAGTAAGACACTTCATTTCTATATTTAATGACGGTGGTGATCGCAATTTCAAGGGCTTGCTCTGCTGGGATGATTTTATCTAAATTGACATCCAACTCAAGTGTGAAACTGTCCGATAGAAACTCAACATGAAACGGGAGTGTTGTAAAAGCTGTTTCTTCTTGCATTCCTTGACGATACGCTTCAAAGCGATAGACATTCCAGTCTCCAGCTGGGGAGAGATTGAATTCCCAATACCGATCAGAATTCTTGACAGTTAGAGTCGAGGGAAGGTACTATCCTTCGCCCCTCTCCTACAGAACCGTACGTGCCCGTTTCCGTGCATACGGCTCCTAGATGTTCTTAGGGTTGTTGTTCCCTTTTGCCCATGTGGATATAGTCGTGACAGCTTTCGTGGACTGCTAGAAGGTTTTTGGGCTTCCAGTTTTGATGGTTACCATCTACGTGATGTAGGTGGACTTTTTCACCTTCAGTCATTTTGAGCTTGCAGTACCCGCATGTATGGTTTTGCTTCTTTAGAGCTTTAGAGGTTTCGTCTGTGTATAATTTACTGTTGCGTTCACTCCAGTAGATTAAATCTCCGTCGAATGGGGATTTATTACCTTTTACATTTATGTAGGCATTTTCTGAGTATGGGACGGCTGGAAAAGCTTTCTTTATTAAGCTTGTGCTCAATTCTTTGCTATTTTTCTTTTCCTTGTTGAATACTCTGAATGCTCTATGATTTATGTGCCAAAGTGAGAACTTTGATCCATCCATCTTGCAAAATTGGTGATAGTTTCTCCATCCTCTAACTAGTGGAGCCAGCTTTTCAGCTTTTTCACTAGAACCATAATTGGAGCAGTTGACAATGGCTTTTACTTTCTTGCGGAATGTTCTGAAGTTATCCACTGATGGGACACTTCTGAATTTTCCATTTTTCTGTACTTTAAAATTCCATCCTAGGAAATCAAAGCCTTCTATCGTTGCTGTAACTTTGGTCTTTTTTTCACTTACCTTCATTCCTCTTTCTGCTAGGAATGTGCTAATTCTTTCAAGTATTTTCTCAGCTTTGTCTTTTGGTTTGAGGATTATTACCATATCATCGGCGTACCGAATTGAGTAATGAATATCCTCTATACCGT
This portion of the Brasilonema sennae CENA114 genome encodes:
- a CDS encoding tetratricopeptide repeat protein, translated to MNRCFRFTLEFGVAVVLAYFVLISPIHLSATASTQVTGDDFFKMGVKNVLNDNYQQAIKDFTQAIERQSSFAAAYSNRCFAYLQLEDYQKAVADCNQAIKNAPNGAEAYVNRGLAQYRQGNYPAAIADNSEAIALKPYDFRAYYNRGIANAMLGNHQQAIANYNSALSQISPYPSPLLADIYNDRGISRFQLQDFPAANYDFSLAIRLNPQDYRAYFNRGCIAGKNGDNKNAIQDFTESLKLNPNDAHAYFNRGIAYHELGYEQAAIPDLQNAVKYFATLGQTTLYEKTLALLKNLRQELLYLSEIALVSFW
- a CDS encoding reverse transcriptase domain-containing protein, coding for MIGHSDGTSESWKNQPWKQYRADLFRLQKRVYQAVRANDLLKTRSLQKLILNSKAARMLAIRQVTQLNTGKKTAGIDGKKSLNFKERFELEKRLSKHVHKWHHSKLREIPIPKKDGKTRILKVPTIADRAWQCLAKYALEPAHEATFHERSYGFRPGRSAHDAQKILFNNLRSYANGKDKRVIELDIEKCFDRICHTAIMERLIAPKGVKLGIFRCLKAGTHPDFPEQGTPQGGVVSPLLANIALNGIEDIHYSIRYADDMVIILKPKDKAEKILERISTFLAERGMKVSEKKTKVTATIEGFDFLGWNFKVQKNGKFRSVPSVDNFRTFRKKVKAIVNCSNYGSSEKAEKLAPLVRGWRNYHQFCKMDGSKFSLWHINHRAFRVFNKEKKNSKELSTSLIKKAFPAVPYSENAYINVKGNKSPFDGDLIYWSERNSKLYTDETSKALKKQNHTCGYCKLKMTEGEKVHLHHVDGNHQNWKPKNLLAVHESCHDYIHMGKREQQP
- the petJ gene encoding cytochrome c6 PetJ, with amino-acid sequence MKKIFSVLLLVMVIFTFAFNSPALAADAAKGAKLFSANCAQCHAGGKNLVNAAKTLKKEALQKFDMYSEEAIITQVTKGKGAMPAFKGRLKPEQIEDVAAYVLGQADNGWK